In Lathyrus oleraceus cultivar Zhongwan6 chromosome 2, CAAS_Psat_ZW6_1.0, whole genome shotgun sequence, the DNA window AGATGTTTCCATGATGAAATTGTGGAAGTATGTCTTTGGAGGTATAATCAGGAAGTGATCAAATCGTAGATGAGAAATATATATTTATCCCTGATGATatcatggttttgatgatgaGAACACCTGCTTCTAATTATGCATGAAGTCAATCATATGAATTCAAGCAATGAATGAAGTTAATGAAATCAAGCAATGATTGAAGTTAGCTCAAGCAGATTAAATTTATCTCAAGCCTCAATAAGATTCAATTGAAATTCTTATTTGATTGGTATATCCAACAAAAAGGACTTGAACCTTCAGAATGTGAAAGAGAGGAAGTATGAAAGCTCGCCAGATCATGTCCGAGTGATCAGTGCATTGTAAAAATATAAGGGAGTTTTCATAAGTAGTATGGCTAAAACACATACACACACTTAAAAGCATTTTTGAAACCTCtcattttcaaataaaattaccaaaaatatttttgtaacCTAGCCAGATTAATTGGAAATTGTCAAATTTACTATGACAAGTTTTTTGAACGGTCTAATCGATTAGAACAATTACCCAATCAATTAGATGAGGGTGAATCAGGTCCATAATTGATTATAATCGTATCTTAATAAATGGTAATGACTCTCTATCAAAACTTTTTATTTTGGAAAGCAATAATCGATTATTACATGTACCTAATTGAGTAGATCATTTATTTTTCTCATGGATTATTTCCTAAATTAAATCATATTTTGACCTATAAATAGAGGGTTTCCCTTTCATTTCTTCACATCAACAAAAACGTGAATATCTCACTTTTACTCTTTCTCAATCTCTCTCTAAAATTGAAATTTTGTTCCTAAGGGACAGATATTGGACACGATGTTGGAACAACTGACCcatttcttaaaccagaatgaCAGTAATAAAAATAGTGCATAAACCAATAAAAGCACAAGAAATTGGCAACGCGGTTCGGCGAAATCACATCTACATCTGAAGAACACTTAATCTTCTATGAAGAACAAGCCCTATGTTGTTCAACGTTTCTTTCTAATCCTAGTGACTTTCTATTTATGATTCCCTCTGGAGAATTTATATGATTTATTTGGTCACTGTTAGGTTTATTGGGATTTATGAGATTTTCATTTGATTAATTTATGAATTTAATAGAAATACACTTTCAGTATAAAAAAATTTTACACAATCACTTAATTATAACCGTTGGATATTAGgacaagtttgacttttatttttaaaatctataaagtaatgcaaacgggtgatggtgatgaatcgaccgtgtaaaactttttacactgacaatgCATATTAATGAATCCCTTAATTTATTTAACTATTCTATTGAGTCATTATATAATTATATGATCTAGTGGTGTGTTTTGAATATTTTAGTGGAATTTTGGGAGGTGGAATAgaatttatattattattaatatttttttaataaaaataaaatagagaGGATTGAATTAAATAGAGAAATAAGGGAACCAAGAAAATTGGGATAAGAAGTGAGATAATCAGGAATTTGATGAAATAAAGTGAAGGAAAAACATAGGGTGGAGGAGAAAAATAGAAATACTAAAAGAATAGAAGATAGGatctattataatatattaaaactGAATCTCACACTATTTTATTAACAAATCATTCACTTACTCGCGACATCACTAAAAATCTGATGTGGCATTCTTCCAACACCATTATTTATCAACATCCATATTTTGACTCTTAAAGTACCAAATCAGTCACCACtattaacaataatattaatataaataataaataataatataatatttggctaataataataataataatttaattaattaataaaagaGAGATTTTgatctaattaattaattaatttttttcaatattattatattattttattcttaaaatctttaaataatattatttattttttgttaCTATCAGTAAAGTTTCTAATAATCATTTTACTAATACTTTTGAAAAAGAACGAAGTATTCAAATTTTATATAAAGTAACCGATGATTTTACTCTTATTCTATTTATGTGGTTGAAAATTGTGTTTTAGTAGTAATTACTAACATATTTAACTTTTTGTTTTTAGTTTTTAATATTATCATTATTATATTGTATATTAGTTACAATTTATTTTTGGTATAAATATTAGTTATAAATTTTTAGTTATACTCttttaattattataaaaatTAATGTTTAAAAAAGGAAGAGTTTTATGAAAGAGTGAATgtaataaaattttaaattataaattcAGATAAATGGATATAAATTAAATTTAATAGATTTTGTTTCAGTTATAAACTCAATTAAGATATATGTGATCTTTGATTTTCTtcaataatattattttattattcttCAACAGTCAATTTGTTTCACTTTTTTCTTTAAATAGATAAATTCTTCTCACTTTCTCACTGTATCTTTTAGAACTTGATGCGTattcaaacaaaaaataaaatgaatggGTGAACTATTCAACACCGATTAAAAAAATTGACTTTTTTATCTTTATCTAATCCAAAAGCTCTTGGTAAGGTAAATAGATAAACTCCTCTCACTTTCTCTCTCACACATATCTTTTAGAATTTGATGCATAACCAAACAAAAAATGAGATGAATGGGTGAACTATTCAACACCGATTAAAAAAAAGTGATTTTTCTATTTTATCTAATCCAAAAACTCTTGGAAGGTAAACAGATAAATTCTCCAACCTATAATTAAGGACTATTAGAAATTTTGGTTTAATTTCCTTCCTCTTTCTTCATAATTCTAAAATTGTAGTATTTATGCTTTCTTTCggatataaattcttatttatttctTTAGTATAAATTTTAATTATTATCTTAATTATATTTTATACTCATAATTATTTTGATATATGTTGTTTACTGTCGTTGTAATAAAGATGCACATAAATTTACGGATTTTCAATTTGAAAGTTCACATTTATGTGTCTTCAATTTGAAAGTTTATCGTCTCTATGAATAATAATCATTTAAATCGTCAAATTTTTTGAACTATAATACATATGTTTTCGTCCGGATGTAACCATTCCAATTAGATTATTGTTTTTTGTTTAATTTTCTTCTTTCTCTTAAGATCTCTTTCGAATATAACCATACCAACAATATTTAATTATTACGAAGCTATTCTTTGGTTTAATTTCCTTCCCTCGATTTTAAAACATTTTTGTGGTTTAGTGATATGGAATATTTGATGTTTTTATtctttataaaaaaattattccTTTAGACAAACTATTTCTAATAATACTATAATTTGTGCATAtagataatatttaattttaatttctaaCAATACTATAATTAGTGTATAtagataatatttaatttttgtttcaattgttatgattttttattttttatttctttcttgTGGCCAATAATAATCTATGATTCTACATTCATATTTAATAATTAATGACTTATTAAAAAATTAGAATTTATTTCTCACTATCTTAATTATTCACCAATCCAAATTCTGACTCTATAAAACGAAAGCTCCATTTTAGAATATTAGTAACATTATCTACCAATCAAATTTTTAATTTTGTAGTTAGTatcatatttaaaaaaatcaaattgAATCTCAATTTCTCACTATTTACTAATTATCTATCGATCTACATCCCCAACCTACAATTAAGGACTATTAGAAATTTTGAAATTATATTTCTTATTTATTATTGATAATAATTATCTACGATTTCAATTAATGTAATAttaaaactttttacactgacagtgtatagtaattaatctctttatAAATTTAACCTTAAAATTATTTATTATCTATTATTCAATCATTAAACATTTAAGATACAAACTAATTGATAAAATTTAATAATTCTTATATTATTTACAATTACATTGGTCTTTTTTATCCCTCCTTAAAATTTAAATTATTCTCAAATTTCCTAATAAATTCATATAATAATTATTCAAATAAATTTACTAGAAAAAAAATTCTATCAAAATAATCAATTGATTTTCTCCATTACTCTTAAAATTCAACTTTTTTTCAAATATGtgtttaaaataaaataaattttaaattttataatattatttaaaAACTCATCTCAATAAAATTTAACTTATAATTTTCAAATAGAACAACaaatatttcaaattatttctAATGTATTACTTTTAAATTATAATTACATATGCATATTATAAATTAAACCATAAATTTtcaattataatttataatttattataTAACAATGTCgtataaatatattattaaattgAAATAATTGGAATTGAAAGGGTAATTCAATTCAATTAATGCAGCGgtaaatattaaaaattaatgataaggtaaatattaaaaattaatgATAAAATAAAACCCGTGCATCGGGCAGGTCTCATTCTAGTTAAAGAATTGAAAGGAATCCAAACATAACTTTTGCTCAAAAATATCATTCCAAATGCGTCTAGAAGCAAAAGCTATAATTTTAAAAATCCAGAGTTTAGGAGAAAGATATTGTATAATGAATGAGTCATCCCTAAAATTTTCTCTAACTAATTAATTGGATTCCTTTCAATTCTCTAATAAAACATTTTTCTACAATAACTAGCTTGTTTTCATTCATACAAAATAGCGATTAATTATTTAAAGTCACAAAACCCATTTCTAAGATTTCATCGTCTAATACTGCACTCATCTCTACAAGAATCTATCACAACATTCATCTCTTCACCATTCATCTCTTCACCGCTAAACCAAATGGAAAACAAAAACACAGAATTATGAGGGCTCATCATGGCTTCTCCAAAATGCCTCTACTGCCAAACATTTCATTACATGACAAAAACTAGAATACAAACTTCTCTTCCTCGGCAGTTTCAAGTAAACTATCTTCTGAGTCCCTAAGTGCAGCTGCGGTGGAGTCATTTATGCCCAACAGATACTGCAAACGAGACAATTTTTCAGGACTCGGATCACTCTTCAAATATATAGTGTATAGATCAGAAAGTTCCTCTGACACTTCCCATGAAAGTGTCTGTGAGGGTACTGCTTTATCACAAGCCAGTAAGTTGTTGAGTGAAGAAACCTGCATAGAAGACAATAAGCAATCAAACTTGGTCATTCACAATCACCAAATCTAAAAACTATTAGAACAAGAGAACATGAAATTTAGGAAATTGCTTACCACTCCCTTGTGATTTCTCTGTCTTAACAGTGCCACGGCTTGAATGAGTGAGTTGGATAGTCTATTTTGTGCAAGCTCGCAGACAACCCCTCTTGCTTTCTCTTTATTGATATTGAGATCTAATGGGATTTTTTCATAAACTTCTTCCTCATCAAACTCTCCAGTACCTGATGAGAAAATATCACCAACAGTTTTTTTGAAGATGGTTTCTCTCAAGCTCACAGATACCATGCTGTCTAAATCAACATTGGATTCCTTAAGCTCCCTTATCTGCTTCATATTGAGCTTCCCTTGAGTTACAGCAGTTTCAATGGCAGCTGCCATTTTTGTAGTggttatattttttattattttctgAGCATATTCTTGCGATAAGCCTATTTCCTTCTGCATCTTACCAAGCTGCTCAACCCTGGCCTTCGTCAACTGTCCATCCGCCAGAAGTACCTCAGCTTGTTTCCTAAAAGCTTGCTCAGCAAGACCCCTATGAACATCCATTATTACTTTGCCAGTCAATCCAAGGATTCCACCAAGCTGATTTAGATAAATATACTCTGTATCATCCTTCTTTTTTTTTATCTCAACACCAAATGGAATCCTAACCACATCACCGGTTAGACAGTAAGTCAAAAATGTCTTGTAAAGATCAGCCCTGTCCTTTTCTGGAAGATCATCTTTAAGAGTAATTTCTGTCTGACCAGGCTTTCCCATCTTTTCTACAAGCTCTTTGTCCGGTCTTGTTTTCTTGAGTGTCTGAAGTGATTCCCATTCATACTCTTCACTTTCTCTAATTTCCTCAGGTTCTTCAATTTTAGGTTCTTCAATTTTAACATCAGGAGACTCTCCTTTGATGTCCTCTACCAACTTAGTTACAACTAAGGTATTGAAAGCTATCAACTTCTTCAGTTCTTTTGCAGATTCTCCATTACCTTTGGCTGATCGCGAACGTTTTACGTAAGTAATAAACATCTTCCTCACCTGTAATAATGTCATCAAACAGCATAGTGAAATTTAATCCTTTTTGACTTATATATACAAGCATCGAAACTCCTGACTAATACACTCACCGCCTTGCTTGCAATAGACAGAGCAGTTTCCTTGGTAAGTCGCAAGCCATGTGCTGCTTTTCTTACTGATTTCTTTGTTTCATCATCATACCCATCAACCCCTGAAGCAATTGCATCCTTGACAATCTATAAAGAATACACATGAATTAGTAATAAATAAAAAATCTCCATGTCTACCAGAGACTGAAACAGTAATTCTGTTTGTTTACATATCAATGTCATCAACTAAGTGTACAGGCCTTCTTTTACATCTAGGATTTATGTGTAAGACAATCAAACTACCGAACAGATGTGATAGAAAGTAAATACAAAGTCAAAACACAAATACACAACCTAAAGCCCCATTTCGGGTGGTTTTGGGTTTTATGTTAtgaaattttcaaaaatgaaatCTAGTTTCATTTGAGTTTTTTTAGGCTCGGTATTTTTTTAAGTTAATCACTCTTTAACTCGCCACATTTTGAATTCACCCAATATAAATAATATTGACACAAATGCAACTTCTCATTCCACCAAATTACCAATAGTTGAATAGAGTAGAAATGTCTGGCAAAGAGAAGGAAGAACCTCCAGAACCAAAACACATCCTCTTCAAACAAGAAATAAAAGGTGAGAAAGAACAATGCCCGGAAGACAACCCCTATAAGCCTACAAACAACAACCACTACATGTGATCATTATCTAAGAACTTGGGGAAACCACCCTTAGATGCTGGCTATCAAGGAGGAACAACCAAGCCACTTAAATACTCCACCATGCATCCCATACTGCTCAATGAGGGACATGGACACCCCATAATACCCAAGTCCCTATTAACATGACATGTTGCCAACTATTGCGTATAACACCACGAATTATACTGTCATAATATCAGTTCATTACGATACACATGAATTGTATTTATGCACAAAAGGAAATATGAAATTTGACACTGAATGAAAGACAAATTAGACAGGGAAGCAAACAAAGTTATCACCTTTTCAAACAAATTGCCACAGATTTCTGCATGAGCTGCCTCAACCGTCTGTTGAGGTACACAGAGCATTACACGCAGCTTCAACAAAGCAGCAACATTCTCATCAGTCAGCTCCCCATCAGCAACACATTGCTGAAGCTTTTGGCGATAAATTTCTTAAAACAATGAACTACTGTTAGATTGTGTTATAAAATAGTAAACATAATAGAGAATGATAGTAGATAACACATAGTATAAAAAAGCTAACTGTCAGAACAACTACGAATACAGATACATAATTGAATTGAATATTATCTTTACAAGTTCATAACCTTAAGATTAAGGActatatatataaatataaacTTAAAAGAACATAAAGTAATTGTTAAAATATTCATTAGATTTAAATTATATTCCGTTGAGTAAATATCTCTATGATTAGGTTTGTTGGTTTTTGTAATCAAGGAATTTATAGGTGTAGATTTGATTGCAATCACTTGATTAAATGTCTCATCTAATATAGGACTCTTAACAGTAATCTAAATCCAGGCCTTACCCAAAATAAAATTCTAACTAACAACTACACATTTCAAGTTTTACCTTCATGGAGTTCACTGGCCTTTTGTGGATCAAAATGCAGCTCGTCACACAAATTTTGAAGGAATGCCGCTTTGCTATCTGCCATTTCTAACTCCCCACTTGAAACAGTCTGTCCAAGTCGTTTACGATAAACCTTTCTTGTAATATCGAGTAAAATAGCTTCTGCTTCACGCTTACCCAGTCCAAATATATTTTTTAACTGATTTAAAGCAGCAAACTGAAATTGATAATAAATATGTTAAAAATCATAAATCACAATAAATATTCACATAGATGAAGTTTCATATTTAATATCAACAACAGTTAAAACATATTCTTCAGAGTACTGAGTTTAAGAGAAATTCAAAAACAG includes these proteins:
- the LOC127118464 gene encoding protein TIC110, chloroplastic, which produces MNPSTLKPSHTHPSLLLPAPSPLRTQRRRFRVSLPRCSSDTNNPASSSSPPQRPPKELNGIEILVDKLSSPARLATSAVIVAGAVAAGYGLGSRFGGSRNAALGGAVALGAAGGAAAYALNAAAPQVAAVNLHNYVAGFDDPSILTREDIEVIANKYGVSKQDEAFKAEICDIYSEFVSSVIPPGGEELKGDEVDKIVNFKSSLGLDDPDAAAVHMEIGRKLFRQRLEVGDREGGVEQRRAFQKLIYVSNIVFGDASSFLLPWKRVFKVTESQVEVAIRDNAQRLYASKLKSVGRDFDLGKLVTLKETQSLCRLSDELAENLFREHARKLVEENISVALGILKSRTRAVPGVSQVVEEIEKVLAFNDLLISFKNHSDIDRLARGVGPVSLVGGEYDADRKIEDLKLLYRAYVSDALSSGRMEDNKFAALNQLKNIFGLGKREAEAILLDITRKVYRKRLGQTVSSGELEMADSKAAFLQNLCDELHFDPQKASELHEEIYRQKLQQCVADGELTDENVAALLKLRVMLCVPQQTVEAAHAEICGNLFEKIVKDAIASGVDGYDDETKKSVRKAAHGLRLTKETALSIASKAVRKMFITYVKRSRSAKGNGESAKELKKLIAFNTLVVTKLVEDIKGESPDVKIEEPKIEEPEEIRESEEYEWESLQTLKKTRPDKELVEKMGKPGQTEITLKDDLPEKDRADLYKTFLTYCLTGDVVRIPFGVEIKKKKDDTEYIYLNQLGGILGLTGKVIMDVHRGLAEQAFRKQAEVLLADGQLTKARVEQLGKMQKEIGLSQEYAQKIIKNITTTKMAAAIETAVTQGKLNMKQIRELKESNVDLDSMVSVSLRETIFKKTVGDIFSSGTGEFDEEEVYEKIPLDLNINKEKARGVVCELAQNRLSNSLIQAVALLRQRNHKGVVSSLNNLLACDKAVPSQTLSWEVSEELSDLYTIYLKSDPSPEKLSRLQYLLGINDSTAAALRDSEDSLLETAEEEKFVF